A genomic window from Bacteroidota bacterium includes:
- a CDS encoding glycosyltransferase family 2 protein, whose product MRPRVSLAMITRNEEAHLPEALRSVEGVVDEIVIVDTGSTDRTLEIARAFGARLLSVPWEDHFARARNAALAHITGDWLLWMDADERLVPESRPFFDLLPERPERPVGLKVYLRNWDAERRFFDLSWAMRLVSVFPGLSFEGRVHEQVTMSVFRHGGLILDSPIALDHLGYGLSPERMRQKLERNYRLLCLQLQEEPDFAYAHLTMGLNRISAEDYPAAIEHLRRALVLRKGLDLSLELAARNRLALAYLLRGNIVLARRIARASIRRERAQCMPYLILGESHYKQGQLRLAYRCFRAALRYGPERSRAAYDVNPHRPPVYQMLLSLALRLGYHQEAHLYRERLYAAHPQRALVEQGYRSTVASGGPEALVLRAYEELLAYLASDSEADEILHPLLEQRRFATAARGYETALKRFPDSLLLRRRLAGLRVKLGDFEGARALLAPEGVGSRYPAQP is encoded by the coding sequence ATGAGGCCTCGTGTGAGTCTGGCCATGATCACCCGAAACGAGGAGGCCCATCTACCGGAGGCGCTCCGCTCGGTTGAGGGCGTCGTCGATGAGATCGTGATCGTGGACACAGGCTCGACGGATCGCACCCTCGAAATTGCGCGCGCCTTTGGGGCGCGACTGCTTTCGGTTCCTTGGGAAGATCACTTCGCGCGGGCCCGCAACGCGGCCCTGGCGCACATTACGGGGGACTGGCTGCTGTGGATGGACGCCGATGAGCGCCTGGTCCCCGAAAGCCGGCCCTTTTTTGATCTGCTGCCGGAGCGCCCGGAGCGACCTGTTGGGCTTAAGGTGTATTTGCGGAACTGGGACGCCGAGCGCCGCTTTTTCGACCTCTCCTGGGCGATGCGCTTGGTGAGCGTATTCCCGGGGCTTAGTTTCGAAGGGCGCGTACACGAGCAGGTTACGATGAGCGTGTTCCGCCACGGCGGCCTTATCCTGGACAGCCCCATCGCGTTGGACCACCTCGGATACGGGCTTAGCCCAGAGCGCATGCGGCAGAAGCTAGAGCGCAACTACCGCCTGCTGTGCCTACAGCTGCAGGAGGAGCCGGACTTCGCCTATGCGCATCTGACGATGGGGCTTAACCGAATAAGCGCCGAGGATTACCCCGCCGCCATCGAACATCTGCGGCGCGCTTTGGTTTTGCGCAAGGGTCTGGATTTGTCGCTGGAACTAGCAGCCCGCAATAGACTCGCCCTCGCCTATCTCCTGAGGGGGAACATCGTTCTGGCTCGACGCATCGCGCGCGCCTCTATAAGACGAGAGAGGGCGCAGTGCATGCCCTATCTGATTTTGGGGGAAAGCCACTACAAACAAGGCCAGCTTCGGCTTGCCTACCGGTGTTTTCGAGCGGCGCTTCGGTACGGCCCAGAACGGTCTCGGGCGGCCTACGATGTGAACCCTCACCGCCCTCCCGTGTACCAGATGCTGCTCAGCTTGGCCCTTCGCTTGGGCTATCATCAGGAGGCGCACCTCTACAGGGAGCGCCTGTATGCCGCACATCCCCAGCGCGCGCTTGTCGAACAGGGCTATCGATCCACGGTCGCCTCCGGGGGGCCAGAGGCGTTGGTGTTGCGCGCCTACGAAGAGCTGCTTGCCTACTTGGCATCGGACTCCGAGGCCGACGAGATCCTGCATCCTCTCCTTGAACAAAGGCGTTTTGCTACAGCCGCCCGCGGTTACGAAACCGCCTTAAAGCGGTTTCCGGATTCCCTCTTGCTGCGTCGCCGCCTGGCCGGCTTGCGTGTAAAGCTGGGGGATTTCGAGGGGGCACGCGCTTTGCTTGCCCCAGAGGGCGTCGGATCAAGGTATCCGGCGCAACCTTAA
- a CDS encoding chemotaxis protein CheW, with translation MHTAEFTIPYVSREAFLGLDLHTQAATALVELVAFTVAGQRLAVPMEGVQEVIQWREVTRVPLAPAYYRGVINLRGTIIPVLDTARRLGLRPLREPEQLVITQTSRGLVALTIDETRDVLRLPPEAIDRHVESITYSEQRFFQAVCRSAEQLYLVLDMEALL, from the coding sequence ATGCATACAGCCGAGTTCACCATTCCCTATGTCAGCCGGGAGGCCTTCTTAGGTCTCGACCTGCATACGCAGGCCGCCACCGCTTTGGTGGAGCTAGTGGCTTTTACGGTAGCCGGACAACGTCTGGCCGTCCCTATGGAGGGGGTGCAGGAGGTCATCCAATGGCGCGAAGTCACGCGCGTGCCGTTGGCGCCGGCCTACTATCGCGGGGTGATCAACCTGCGCGGCACAATTATCCCTGTCTTGGATACGGCGCGCCGGCTGGGGCTGCGACCGCTTCGGGAGCCCGAGCAACTGGTGATCACCCAAACTAGCCGCGGTCTAGTAGCGCTCACGATCGATGAGACGCGCGACGTGTTGCGCCTGCCCCCGGAGGCGATAGACCGGCACGTAGAGAGCATCACGTACTCAGAGCAGCGCTTTTTCCAGGCCGTCTGCCGCTCTGCTGAGCAGCTCTACCTTGTCTTGGACATGGAAGCGCTCCTGTAA
- a CDS encoding HDOD domain-containing protein, with translation MLRLGNEALDWKQRLTELSMPPLSVTFTEAVRLMNQPELMEARRVAETIRRDPVVTVRILRIVNSAYYGLRAKVGTIEHAVVLLGAEAAVGFVVGMGMVAMRRHFPLELRRTAMEVIRHLIATGAIASQIAQLLGWGRKGIEFTAGLLHDVGKLALLYNTSSLYQEICEKPADAIPEAEEAHFGLHHAELGALLAEQWAFPAELVEAIRWHHSPAEASPEHRATAWIVHLADAAAYAFRLGGHQDGLARRNAFYDPASWEAFAEAVGRGLDVAEVIAHLENGQIQLHRFVEMLLRE, from the coding sequence ATGCTTCGATTGGGGAATGAGGCGCTCGACTGGAAGCAGCGGCTGACGGAGCTTTCGATGCCGCCGCTTTCGGTTACCTTTACCGAAGCGGTGCGCCTTATGAACCAGCCGGAGCTCATGGAGGCGCGCCGGGTGGCGGAGACTATCCGCCGTGATCCCGTGGTGACCGTTCGCATCTTGCGTATTGTAAACTCCGCCTACTACGGGCTGCGCGCCAAGGTCGGCACGATCGAACATGCGGTCGTGCTCTTGGGGGCGGAGGCTGCCGTGGGCTTTGTGGTGGGGATGGGTATGGTCGCCATGCGCCGGCATTTTCCCTTGGAGTTGCGCCGCACGGCCATGGAGGTCATCCGCCACCTGATCGCTACGGGGGCCATCGCGTCCCAAATCGCTCAACTCTTGGGATGGGGGCGCAAGGGGATCGAGTTCACAGCGGGCCTGCTGCATGACGTGGGGAAGTTGGCGTTGCTCTACAATACCTCCTCGCTTTACCAAGAGATCTGCGAAAAACCAGCTGATGCCATACCGGAGGCCGAGGAGGCACACTTCGGCCTGCATCATGCTGAGTTAGGCGCCTTGTTGGCGGAACAGTGGGCGTTTCCCGCAGAGCTCGTAGAGGCTATCCGATGGCATCACAGCCCAGCGGAGGCCTCGCCTGAACACCGGGCGACGGCTTGGATCGTCCATCTAGCCGACGCCGCCGCCTATGCGTTTCGCCTAGGTGGGCATCAAGATGGGCTCGCCCGCCGAAATGCTTTCTATGACCCCGCAAGTTGGGAGGCGTTTGCGGAGGCCGTAGGGAGAGGGCTCGATGTCGCCGAAGTCATCGCCCACTTGGAGAACGGTCAAATACAACTGCATCGGTTTGTAGAGATGCTGTTGCGCGAGTAG
- a CDS encoding protein-glutamate O-methyltransferase CheR produces MNTLVEPHFTELRRLLEQATGMYFDANRRYFLEARVQLRMRALGIGSVDEYIRYLLQGPERKRELERLQELVAVHETYFFRHPQQLHLLRQVVLPKWRSRMQGWGAKVRIWSSGCASGEEPYSVLMLLIEQFGYEAVSQRVELLATDLSEAVLEKARKGLYGSNSFRGHLPAEYLARYFLPQDSKRVVREELRKLVHFRAHNLNDPHWDVGADWDLILCRNVLIYFDSLTRNRIIGRFYELLRPGGYLALGESESLYGSEHYGRFEILPGEGAMLYRKPEKAITKEAPHERTTRF; encoded by the coding sequence ATGAACACGCTGGTAGAACCACATTTTACAGAGCTGCGGCGTCTTCTGGAACAGGCCACAGGCATGTACTTTGACGCCAACAGGCGTTATTTCCTGGAGGCCCGGGTGCAACTGCGCATGCGCGCCTTGGGCATCGGCTCCGTGGACGAATACATACGCTACCTGCTGCAGGGTCCGGAGCGCAAGCGGGAACTGGAGCGTCTGCAGGAGCTCGTGGCGGTACATGAGACCTACTTTTTCCGGCATCCCCAGCAGCTGCATCTCTTACGCCAAGTCGTCTTGCCCAAGTGGCGCAGCCGCATGCAGGGTTGGGGGGCTAAAGTGCGCATTTGGTCTAGCGGCTGCGCAAGCGGCGAGGAGCCCTACTCGGTGCTCATGCTGCTGATAGAGCAGTTTGGCTATGAGGCGGTCTCCCAGCGCGTAGAATTGCTCGCCACCGATCTCAGTGAGGCCGTCCTAGAAAAAGCCAGAAAGGGGCTCTATGGCTCGAATTCCTTTCGCGGCCATCTGCCCGCGGAGTATCTGGCCCGGTATTTCCTTCCCCAAGACTCCAAGAGGGTCGTGCGGGAGGAATTGCGCAAGCTGGTGCACTTCCGGGCGCACAACCTAAACGATCCCCACTGGGACGTGGGCGCAGATTGGGACCTCATCTTATGCCGAAACGTGCTCATCTACTTCGACAGCCTCACCCGAAACCGCATCATCGGACGCTTCTACGAGCTGCTGCGCCCAGGGGGGTATCTGGCCCTTGGGGAGTCGGAGTCTCTTTACGGATCTGAACACTACGGGCGCTTTGAAATCCTCCCCGGCGAGGGGGCGATGCTGTATCGAAAACCGGAAAAGGCCATAACGAAGGAGGCGCCCCATGAGCGCACCACACGGTTTTGA
- a CDS encoding chemotaxis protein CheA encodes MSAPHGFEDILDEFIIESLELLEQADQGLIELEKRPQDEAVLNQIFRAFHTIKGTASFVGLERTTQLTHRAEDLLNRLRKGEVPVTATVLDVLFAVVDRTRQLIESVRSQRLEEPTIDDVVLMIEVLLDAEVGVVRSSEEAPSEAESASSHSPAASAGRTEEADAPQEAKSSSGGRGPAEVRSGLSEQTIRVDVERLDHLMNLVGELVLSRNQLLELTRALRAELRGHAAVERVVDMLTQLDWITNEIQRAVTRTRMVPVGRIFTRFERMVRDLARELGKPIRFEASGGDTEVDKSVAEVLVDPLVHLIRNAVDHGIEPSEERIRRGKAPEGKIWLRAYQEGNTIVLEVTDDGRGIDPALVRRRAVERGLLSAEAAESLSDAEALQLIFLPGFSTRTEANNLSGRGVGMDVVRTNLAKIGGSVFVHTELGMGTTFTLRLPLTLAIIPGLTVGVYEEYFIIPLASVLEIVRLADHRVEVSNGRRAMVLRDQILPLFWLHELLQVPEGAPPAEEYVVVIAVGEQRFGVVVHTLVGQEEVVVKSIGAVFGQLPGIAGGTIRGNGQIGIILDMPELYRYAQTTAWAA; translated from the coding sequence ATGAGCGCACCACACGGTTTTGAGGACATTCTGGATGAGTTCATCATCGAGAGCCTGGAGCTTTTGGAGCAGGCCGATCAGGGTCTGATCGAACTCGAAAAACGGCCGCAGGATGAGGCCGTGCTCAATCAGATCTTTCGGGCTTTTCATACGATCAAGGGCACGGCTTCGTTCGTAGGGTTGGAGCGGACCACGCAGCTTACGCACCGCGCCGAAGATCTCCTCAATCGGCTGCGCAAAGGCGAAGTGCCCGTGACCGCGACAGTTTTGGACGTGCTGTTTGCCGTGGTCGATCGCACGCGTCAGCTCATTGAAAGCGTGCGCTCCCAGCGCCTTGAGGAGCCCACGATCGACGACGTCGTGCTCATGATCGAGGTGTTGTTGGATGCCGAAGTGGGGGTTGTGCGTTCATCCGAAGAAGCGCCCTCGGAAGCCGAAAGTGCCTCCTCGCACAGTCCCGCCGCCTCTGCGGGGAGAACCGAAGAGGCCGATGCGCCGCAAGAGGCCAAGTCCTCGAGCGGGGGGCGCGGCCCCGCAGAGGTCCGATCGGGGCTTTCGGAGCAGACCATTCGGGTCGATGTGGAGCGCCTAGATCACCTCATGAACCTCGTGGGGGAGCTGGTGCTGAGCCGCAACCAGCTTCTGGAGCTTACGCGCGCGCTTCGGGCCGAGCTGCGCGGCCATGCGGCCGTCGAGCGCGTTGTGGACATGCTAACGCAGCTGGATTGGATCACAAACGAGATCCAGCGCGCCGTAACGCGCACGCGTATGGTGCCCGTGGGACGCATCTTCACGCGCTTTGAGCGCATGGTGCGGGATCTGGCACGGGAGCTAGGCAAGCCGATTCGCTTCGAAGCCTCAGGCGGCGATACGGAGGTGGATAAATCCGTGGCCGAGGTGCTCGTCGACCCGCTGGTGCACCTGATTCGTAACGCGGTCGATCACGGGATCGAGCCTTCGGAGGAGCGCATCCGTCGTGGAAAAGCCCCTGAGGGCAAAATCTGGCTTCGGGCCTATCAGGAGGGCAACACGATCGTGCTCGAGGTCACCGATGACGGTCGCGGGATCGACCCGGCGCTCGTGCGGCGCCGAGCTGTCGAGCGAGGGCTGCTGAGCGCCGAAGCCGCCGAGTCGCTCTCCGACGCTGAGGCCTTGCAGCTTATTTTCCTGCCCGGTTTTTCAACCCGTACAGAGGCCAACAACCTCTCCGGCCGCGGGGTGGGCATGGACGTGGTGCGCACAAATCTGGCCAAGATCGGGGGATCGGTTTTTGTGCACACCGAGCTCGGCATGGGCACGACGTTCACCCTGCGCTTGCCCCTCACGCTGGCTATCATACCGGGGTTGACCGTGGGCGTATACGAAGAGTATTTCATCATCCCCCTGGCGAGCGTGCTCGAGATTGTGCGGCTGGCCGATCACCGCGTCGAGGTGAGCAACGGCCGACGGGCGATGGTGTTACGTGACCAGATTCTGCCCCTCTTTTGGCTGCACGAACTGCTGCAGGTGCCTGAGGGCGCTCCGCCGGCCGAAGAGTACGTCGTGGTGATCGCCGTTGGAGAGCAGCGTTTCGGGGTCGTTGTGCACACGCTCGTAGGCCAAGAGGAGGTCGTGGTCAAGTCCATTGGCGCCGTTTTCGGGCAGCTTCCCGGCATCGCGGGGGGCACGATCCGCGGAAACGGCCAGATCGGCATCATTTTGGATATGCCCGAACTATACCGTTACGCGCAGACCACAGCATGGGCGGCCTAG
- a CDS encoding chemotaxis response regulator protein-glutamate methylesterase, with protein sequence MTHQEPIRVLIVDDSAFIRQAIRRVLSEEPNIEVVDTAVNGREGLEKIFRLRPNLVTLDLEMPEMDGFAVLRALRDAGLEVPVIVISSLTQEGAEATLEALALGAVDFIPKTHGPGATDIGRLRRELRTKIAHIASGYCGRTAMRVPGHTGGGAAKAPEFSAKSSERPEVVLIGASTGGPMALQRIFSAWHEPLPVPVVVVQHMPPLFTQSLAKRLDSVSALEVKEAENGDRLEPGRAYVGPGGRQMRLVRREGALYVHLHDEPYPSPFRPSVNMVASSIAVACGPRAIGVILTGMGDDGALGLKAMHDRGAFIIGQDEATSVIYGMPRAAFEIGAVDVQLPLEAIPQAVRKLLSHTPRTVAV encoded by the coding sequence ATGACGCACCAGGAACCGATTCGGGTCTTGATCGTCGACGATTCGGCTTTCATTCGACAGGCCATTCGGCGGGTACTGAGCGAGGAGCCGAATATCGAGGTCGTCGACACGGCCGTCAACGGCCGCGAAGGTCTGGAGAAGATCTTCCGCCTGCGGCCGAACCTGGTGACGCTCGACCTGGAAATGCCCGAAATGGACGGCTTTGCCGTGTTGCGTGCCCTCCGGGACGCGGGCCTGGAGGTGCCCGTGATCGTGATCAGTTCCCTTACGCAAGAGGGGGCCGAGGCCACCCTAGAGGCTTTGGCCTTGGGGGCGGTCGATTTCATCCCCAAGACTCACGGACCCGGCGCGACCGATATAGGCCGGCTGCGCCGCGAACTCCGAACCAAGATCGCCCATATAGCCTCAGGGTACTGTGGGCGCACGGCGATGCGTGTCCCGGGCCACACCGGAGGAGGAGCCGCTAAAGCCCCGGAGTTTTCGGCTAAGAGCTCCGAAAGGCCCGAGGTGGTGCTCATTGGCGCCTCCACGGGAGGGCCCATGGCGCTGCAGCGCATCTTCTCCGCTTGGCATGAACCGCTGCCCGTACCCGTGGTGGTGGTGCAGCACATGCCCCCGCTTTTTACCCAGAGCCTAGCCAAACGCCTCGACAGCGTTTCGGCGCTCGAGGTCAAAGAAGCCGAAAACGGCGACCGGCTGGAGCCCGGCCGGGCCTACGTGGGGCCGGGTGGACGTCAGATGCGCCTGGTGCGGCGCGAGGGGGCGCTCTATGTACACCTGCACGACGAGCCGTATCCCTCGCCCTTCCGCCCCTCGGTGAACATGGTGGCCAGCTCTATCGCCGTAGCCTGTGGTCCGCGCGCTATTGGGGTAATCTTAACGGGTATGGGAGACGACGGGGCGCTGGGCCTAAAGGCCATGCACGATCGGGGGGCATTTATCATCGGCCAGGACGAAGCGACTTCGGTTATCTACGGTATGCCCCGCGCCGCATTTGAAATCGGCGCCGTGGACGTCCAGTTACCCCTGGAGGCCATCCCCCAAGCGGTGCGCAAGCTGCTTAGCCATACCCCCAGAACGGTTGCGGTGTAA
- a CDS encoding response regulator, with amino-acid sequence MELTVLVVDDSPTMRRIICNTLDRIGYRNHVEAENGQQAWEIIQKGGIQFVLTDWNMPEMNGLELVTAIRQSPTHKDLPIIMITTKGMTEEVLEAVKAGVNNYIVKPFTPEVLEEKIKAVLAKMAVTR; translated from the coding sequence ATGGAGCTCACCGTGCTGGTCGTGGATGACTCGCCCACTATGCGGCGGATCATCTGCAATACACTTGACCGAATCGGGTACAGAAACCACGTCGAGGCCGAAAATGGGCAGCAGGCCTGGGAGATCATCCAAAAGGGCGGAATCCAGTTCGTGCTCACCGACTGGAATATGCCCGAAATGAACGGCCTAGAGTTGGTTACGGCCATCCGGCAATCGCCCACCCATAAAGACCTGCCCATTATCATGATCACCACTAAGGGGATGACCGAGGAGGTTTTGGAGGCCGTCAAAGCGGGGGTAAATAACTACATCGTCAAACCGTTTACGCCCGAGGTGCTGGAGGAGAAAATCAAGGCCGTGCTGGCCAAAATGGCCGTGACAAGATAA